From a region of the Bradyrhizobium sp. KBS0727 genome:
- a CDS encoding DUF2059 domain-containing protein, producing the protein MKSFSRILSAAGLALGLALSAAPASAQQKDAPAAQPLKPASPAALAAAKEILTMKNAAAMYANAVPNLVEQTKNGLIQNNLNYQKDLGEVAVIVAKSLAGKEKEIGDGMAQIYGNEFTEQELKDLVTFYKSPLGTKLLVTEPRAIQFSMSYMNQWAQQFAATVDAAFRTEMKKRGKPI; encoded by the coding sequence ATGAAGAGCTTTTCACGGATCTTGTCGGCTGCCGGCCTCGCGCTGGGACTGGCGCTGTCAGCTGCGCCGGCGAGCGCGCAGCAGAAGGATGCGCCCGCAGCGCAGCCGCTGAAGCCGGCGTCGCCGGCTGCCCTCGCGGCGGCCAAGGAAATCCTGACGATGAAGAACGCGGCCGCGATGTACGCCAACGCCGTTCCCAATCTCGTCGAGCAGACCAAGAACGGCCTGATCCAGAACAACCTCAACTACCAGAAGGACCTCGGCGAGGTCGCGGTGATTGTCGCCAAGTCTCTCGCCGGTAAGGAAAAGGAAATCGGCGACGGCATGGCGCAGATCTACGGCAACGAGTTCACCGAGCAGGAGCTGAAGGACCTGGTGACGTTCTACAAGTCGCCGCTGGGCACCAAGCTGCTGGTGACCGAGCCCCGCGCCATCCAGTTCAGCATGTCCTACATGAACCAGTGGGCGCAGCAGTTCGCGGCTACCGTCGATGCCGCGTTTCGTACCGAGATGAAGAAGCGCGGCAAGCCGATCTGA
- the gor gene encoding glutathione-disulfide reductase, with protein sequence MAEFDVDLFVIGGGSGGVRAARIAAGYGARVVVAEEYRMGGTCVIRGCVPKKLFVIGSHVRHEIEDAAGFGWTIGEVSFDWPTLVANKDKEIARLESIYTTNVENSGAKVVKTRAVLEDAHTVRLATGEKVTAKYILIATGGAPNHGAAFPGIEHVISSNEAFHLKQLPKRIVIQGGGYIALEFAGIFAGYGSDVTVVYRGDNILRGFDEDVRRHVRAEMEKQGITILTGCTVNRIDKHGQEFTKEFTTHLSNGSSIASDQVMFAIGRHPNVGRLGLETAGVAINPRNGGIAVDGWSKSSVDNIYAIGDVTHRHNLTPVAIREGHAFADTVFGKRPVQVDHATIPTAVFSQPEVGTVGLTEAEARAQFSHVDIYKTDFRPIKATMSGRDTRMLMKLVVDGATDRVVGCHIVGEAAAEITQAVAIAVKMKATKADFDATIAVHPTAAEELVTMRTPTARYVREAAAE encoded by the coding sequence ATGGCTGAGTTCGACGTCGATCTGTTCGTCATCGGGGGCGGCTCGGGCGGCGTGCGCGCGGCGCGCATCGCGGCCGGCTACGGCGCCAGGGTCGTGGTCGCCGAGGAATACCGGATGGGCGGCACCTGCGTGATCCGCGGTTGCGTCCCGAAAAAGCTGTTCGTGATCGGCTCCCACGTCAGGCACGAGATCGAGGACGCCGCGGGCTTCGGCTGGACCATCGGCGAGGTCTCCTTCGACTGGCCGACGCTGGTCGCCAACAAGGACAAGGAGATCGCGCGGCTGGAGTCCATCTACACCACCAATGTGGAGAACAGCGGCGCCAAGGTGGTGAAGACCCGCGCGGTGCTGGAAGACGCCCACACGGTGCGGCTTGCGACCGGCGAGAAGGTCACCGCGAAGTACATCCTGATCGCGACCGGCGGCGCCCCCAACCACGGCGCGGCGTTTCCCGGCATCGAGCACGTGATCTCCTCCAACGAGGCGTTTCACCTGAAGCAACTGCCGAAGCGCATCGTGATCCAGGGCGGCGGCTATATCGCGCTGGAATTCGCCGGCATCTTTGCCGGCTACGGTTCCGACGTCACGGTGGTCTATCGCGGCGACAACATTTTGCGCGGTTTTGACGAGGACGTCCGCAGGCACGTGCGGGCGGAGATGGAAAAGCAGGGGATCACCATTCTCACCGGTTGCACCGTCAACAGGATCGACAAGCACGGCCAAGAGTTCACCAAAGAGTTCACCACGCACCTGTCGAACGGATCGAGCATCGCCTCCGACCAGGTGATGTTCGCGATCGGGCGGCATCCGAACGTCGGGCGTCTCGGGCTGGAAACCGCCGGCGTCGCCATCAACCCGAGAAACGGCGGCATCGCCGTCGACGGCTGGTCAAAGTCGTCGGTCGACAACATCTATGCGATCGGTGACGTCACCCACCGCCACAACCTGACGCCGGTGGCGATCCGCGAGGGCCATGCCTTCGCCGACACCGTGTTCGGCAAGCGCCCCGTGCAGGTCGACCACGCCACCATCCCGACCGCGGTGTTCTCGCAGCCCGAAGTCGGCACCGTCGGGCTGACCGAAGCCGAGGCCCGCGCGCAGTTCTCGCATGTCGATATCTACAAGACCGATTTCCGTCCGATCAAGGCGACGATGTCCGGTCGCGACACCCGCATGCTGATGAAGCTCGTGGTCGACGGCGCGACCGACCGCGTCGTCGGCTGCCACATCGTCGGCGAAGCCGCCGCCGAAATCACGCAGGCGGTCGCGATCGCGGTGAAGATGAAGGCGACCAAAGCCGATTTCGACGCGACGATCGCGGTGCACCCGACGGCGGCCGAGGAACTGGTGACGATGCGGACGCCAACGGCGAGGTATGTGCGGGAAGCGGCGGCGGAGTAG
- a CDS encoding SDR family NAD(P)-dependent oxidoreductase, protein MRELAGKTAFVTGGAGGIGLSMAQAFAQARMKVMIADIETGALGTAVESLRRISPDIAGTVCDVSDAASVERAAQATFAAFGNVHVVCNNAGVAAGGGIDHISLDNWRWVIDVNLMGVLHGIRSFLPHIRAHGEGGHIVNTASMAGMQGGLGFSPYGANKFAVVSMSEGLHAQLRPHGIGVSVLCPSYVRTRIGESGRNRPPRYGASQPLDPASPAAAMVAEIAKNLQAGLDPADVAARVITAIRDDQLYIFTHPGMRAEVEDRFAAILAAMDAVTAS, encoded by the coding sequence ATGCGGGAGCTTGCCGGCAAGACGGCCTTCGTGACCGGCGGGGCCGGGGGAATCGGGCTTTCGATGGCGCAGGCGTTCGCGCAAGCCCGTATGAAGGTGATGATCGCCGACATCGAGACCGGTGCGCTCGGCACCGCCGTCGAGAGCCTGCGCCGGATCTCGCCCGACATCGCCGGCACCGTCTGCGACGTCTCTGACGCCGCCAGCGTCGAACGGGCCGCGCAGGCCACATTCGCCGCGTTCGGCAACGTCCATGTGGTCTGCAACAATGCCGGCGTCGCCGCCGGCGGCGGCATCGACCATATCTCGCTCGATAACTGGCGCTGGGTGATCGACGTCAACCTGATGGGCGTGCTGCACGGCATCCGAAGCTTTCTGCCGCATATCCGCGCGCATGGCGAAGGCGGCCACATCGTCAATACCGCCTCGATGGCGGGGATGCAGGGCGGCCTCGGATTCAGCCCCTACGGCGCCAACAAGTTCGCGGTCGTCAGCATGTCGGAGGGGCTGCACGCCCAGCTCAGGCCGCACGGCATCGGCGTCAGCGTGCTGTGCCCGAGTTATGTCCGCACCCGGATCGGCGAGAGCGGGCGCAACCGCCCGCCGCGTTACGGCGCGTCGCAGCCGCTCGATCCGGCGAGCCCCGCGGCGGCCATGGTCGCCGAAATCGCCAAAAATCTGCAGGCCGGGCTCGATCCCGCCGACGTCGCCGCCCGCGTCATCACGGCCATCCGCGACGACCAGCTCTACATCTTCACCCATCCCGGCATGCGCGCCGAGGTCGAGGACCGGTTTGCCGCGATTCTGGCCGCCATGGATGCGGTCACGGCCTCATAA
- the moaA gene encoding GTP 3',8-cyclase MoaA — MSGPVLNSPDLLFRPMVDPFGRTIRYLRVSVTDRCDLRCFYCMSEDMTFLPKADLLTLEELDRLCTAFVAKGVRKIRLTGGEPLVRRNVMTLVRSLSRHLGSGALDELTLTTNGSQLARFAGELRDCGVRRVNVSLDTLDAAKFRAITRWGDLDKVLAGIEAARAAGLAVKINAVALKNMNEEEIPSLMQWAHGKGMALTLIEVMPMGDIGEGRIDQYVPLSLVRARLEKHYTLTDLDDDTGGPARYVRVAETGGKLGFITPMTHNFCESCNRVRITCTGTLHTCLGHEDASDLRKPLRASVDNDLLSAAIDRAIGLKPKGHDFIIDRRHNRPSVSRHMSVTGG; from the coding sequence ATGAGCGGACCTGTGTTGAATTCTCCCGATCTGTTGTTCCGCCCCATGGTCGATCCGTTCGGCCGAACCATCCGCTATCTGCGGGTGTCGGTCACCGATCGCTGCGATCTGCGCTGCTTCTACTGCATGTCCGAGGACATGACGTTCCTGCCCAAGGCGGATCTGCTGACGCTCGAAGAGCTCGACCGGCTGTGCACGGCCTTCGTCGCCAAGGGCGTGCGCAAGATCCGCCTCACCGGCGGCGAGCCGCTGGTCCGGCGCAATGTGATGACGCTGGTGCGCTCGCTGTCGCGGCATCTCGGATCCGGCGCGCTCGATGAACTGACGCTGACCACCAACGGCTCGCAACTGGCGCGCTTCGCCGGCGAGCTGCGCGACTGCGGCGTGCGCCGCGTCAACGTCTCGCTCGATACGCTCGACGCGGCAAAATTCCGCGCCATCACCCGCTGGGGCGATCTCGACAAGGTGCTGGCCGGCATCGAAGCCGCGCGCGCCGCGGGCCTCGCCGTGAAGATCAACGCGGTGGCGCTCAAGAACATGAACGAGGAGGAAATCCCCTCGCTGATGCAGTGGGCGCACGGCAAGGGCATGGCGCTGACCCTGATCGAAGTGATGCCGATGGGCGATATCGGCGAAGGCCGCATCGACCAGTACGTGCCGCTGTCGCTCGTCCGCGCACGGCTCGAGAAGCACTACACGCTGACCGACCTCGACGACGACACCGGCGGCCCCGCCCGCTATGTCCGGGTCGCCGAGACCGGCGGCAAGCTCGGCTTCATCACGCCGATGACCCATAATTTCTGCGAATCCTGTAACCGGGTACGGATCACCTGCACCGGAACCCTGCACACCTGCCTCGGGCACGAGGATGCCTCCGATTTGCGCAAGCCGTTGCGGGCCTCCGTTGACAACGACCTGCTCTCCGCCGCGATCGATCGCGCCATCGGCCTGAAGCCGAAGGGCCACGACTTCATCATCGACCGCCGGCATAACCGCCCGAGCGTCAGCCGCCACATGAGCGTGACCGGCGGCTGA
- a CDS encoding HAD hydrolase-like protein, whose translation MTLPRTLVFDLDGTLVDTAPDLIAALNFVLDREGLPPVPLHKARNMIGAGARKLLERGLEVDGRTIGVGELDRLTKDFIDYYADHIADASRPFEGLEAALDHLQGQGFQFAVCTNKLEWLSKRLLDQLGMSKRFAAICGADTFGVAKPDPVILQQTLARAGGQLSSAIMVGDAGPDVGVARRAGIPVIGVEFGYTDIPIAELKPDRLIGHFRDLPEAVHSLTGAMSRP comes from the coding sequence ATGACGCTTCCCCGCACGCTGGTATTCGATCTCGACGGCACCCTCGTCGACACCGCGCCCGATCTGATCGCGGCGCTCAATTTCGTACTCGACCGCGAAGGCCTGCCGCCGGTACCGCTGCACAAGGCGCGCAACATGATCGGCGCCGGCGCCCGCAAGCTGCTCGAACGCGGGCTCGAGGTCGACGGCCGCACCATCGGCGTCGGTGAACTCGACCGGCTGACCAAGGACTTCATCGACTATTATGCCGACCATATCGCCGACGCATCGCGTCCGTTCGAGGGGCTGGAAGCCGCCCTCGACCACCTGCAGGGCCAGGGATTTCAGTTCGCGGTGTGCACCAACAAGCTGGAATGGCTGTCCAAACGCCTGCTCGACCAGCTCGGCATGAGCAAGCGATTTGCGGCGATCTGCGGCGCCGACACGTTCGGCGTCGCCAAACCCGACCCCGTGATCCTGCAGCAGACGCTGGCCCGGGCGGGCGGGCAGTTGTCGTCGGCCATCATGGTCGGGGACGCCGGCCCCGATGTCGGCGTGGCCCGGCGGGCCGGAATCCCCGTGATCGGGGTCGAATTCGGCTACACCGATATCCCGATCGCCGAATTGAAGCCGGACCGGCTGATCGGGCACTTTCGCGACCTGCCGGAGGCCGTCCATAGCCTGACCGGGGCCATGTCCCGCCCCTAG
- a CDS encoding DUF6602 domain-containing protein, whose protein sequence is MLKSKPIPAFNARFAAALNHFGAALLETSAVGHSGIKGTKREDAFRLFLEQRLPKRYGVASGEVVDQLNTVGPQLDVLVFDQTRDFSFSDGAIHILPAEALLVSIEVKSKLNANEVKKSCDAARKLRSLRPFKLALAGIDIGTGNESKNLVRYLHCVFAYESDLVAPTWLQSEAKRFQANCDKGEHLIDNVYVLNRGFVNLNHNRGRLEDSNGSAITSFYFTILNFIEREAGRRKETPYQDYASLLSGTWTSLS, encoded by the coding sequence ATGCTGAAATCGAAACCTATTCCGGCATTCAATGCGCGGTTTGCGGCGGCCCTCAATCACTTCGGTGCCGCGCTACTGGAGACCAGCGCTGTTGGCCACTCCGGTATCAAGGGAACGAAGCGCGAAGATGCTTTCCGACTCTTCTTAGAGCAGCGTCTTCCCAAGCGATATGGTGTGGCCAGTGGTGAAGTTGTAGACCAGCTCAACACGGTGGGGCCCCAACTCGACGTACTAGTGTTTGACCAGACACGAGATTTTTCATTCAGTGACGGTGCTATCCATATTCTTCCCGCTGAGGCCTTGCTGGTTAGTATCGAAGTGAAATCGAAGCTGAACGCAAATGAGGTAAAGAAGAGTTGTGATGCGGCGAGAAAATTACGGTCGCTGCGGCCGTTTAAGCTAGCTCTTGCAGGAATTGACATCGGTACAGGAAATGAAAGTAAGAATCTTGTGCGTTACTTGCACTGTGTGTTCGCCTATGAATCGGACCTCGTGGCGCCCACATGGCTGCAATCCGAAGCCAAACGCTTTCAGGCGAATTGCGACAAGGGCGAGCATCTGATCGACAATGTGTACGTGCTAAATCGTGGTTTTGTGAATCTAAACCACAATCGCGGTCGCCTTGAGGACTCCAACGGTAGCGCGATTACTAGTTTTTACTTCACAATCCTAAATTTCATAGAGCGGGAAGCCGGTCGGCGCAAAGAAACTCCGTATCAAGATTACGCGAGCCTATTAAGTGGCACTTGGACGTCTCTGTCCTAG
- a CDS encoding TRAP transporter small permease subunit — protein MRPMLAISESIDWLNQKLGDVCNFLVLAACVVSAGNAMIRYAFGYSSNSWLELQWYMFAIFVMFGASYTFKRNEHVRVEILYLMLSERGQLWLDLIGTLCFLIPSCLLLSYLSWPFFMQAYNVGEISSNAGGLVRWPIKIVVPVGFVLLALQGVSEVIKRIAALKGYVVIDAKYERPTQ, from the coding sequence ATGCGCCCAATGCTGGCAATCAGTGAAAGTATCGACTGGCTCAATCAGAAACTGGGCGACGTCTGCAACTTCCTCGTGCTGGCGGCCTGCGTGGTCAGCGCCGGCAATGCAATGATCCGCTACGCGTTCGGCTACAGCTCCAATAGCTGGCTCGAATTGCAGTGGTACATGTTCGCGATCTTCGTGATGTTCGGCGCCTCCTACACCTTCAAGCGCAACGAGCATGTCCGCGTCGAGATCCTCTATCTGATGCTGTCCGAGCGCGGCCAGCTCTGGCTCGACCTGATCGGCACGCTGTGCTTCCTGATCCCGTCCTGCCTGCTGCTCAGCTATCTGTCCTGGCCGTTCTTTATGCAGGCTTACAATGTCGGCGAAATTTCCAGCAATGCCGGCGGCCTGGTGCGCTGGCCGATCAAGATCGTGGTTCCGGTCGGCTTCGTGCTGCTGGCGCTGCAAGGTGTCTCCGAGGTGATCAAGCGCATCGCCGCACTGAAGGGTTATGTCGTGATCGATGCGAAATACGAGAGGCCTACGCAATGA
- the rpiA gene encoding ribose-5-phosphate isomerase RpiA — protein sequence MDMDALKRQAAAKALEHVRDGMQLGLGTGSTAKHFVELLGEKVAAGMKVIGVPTSEATRIDAERCKIPLTTLDKIDRLDLTVDGADEIDGALNLIKGGGGALLREKIVAAASDRMIVIADETKWVDVLGRFPLPVEVIPFGLAATQRAMAKAFAESGISGQMVVRKGKDGHVFVTDGGHWIIDAHLGRIADAPRLAGLLNPIPGVVEHGLFIGLATTAVLAGAQGIRVVART from the coding sequence GTGGATATGGACGCACTGAAACGGCAGGCGGCGGCTAAGGCGCTGGAGCATGTCCGCGACGGCATGCAGCTCGGGCTCGGCACCGGCTCGACCGCCAAACACTTCGTCGAACTGCTCGGCGAGAAGGTCGCCGCCGGCATGAAGGTGATCGGCGTGCCGACCTCGGAAGCGACGCGCATCGACGCCGAGCGCTGCAAAATTCCGCTGACCACGCTGGACAAGATCGACCGGCTCGATCTTACGGTCGACGGCGCCGACGAGATCGATGGCGCGCTCAACCTGATCAAGGGCGGCGGCGGCGCGCTGCTGCGCGAAAAGATCGTGGCCGCGGCCTCGGATCGCATGATCGTGATCGCCGACGAGACCAAATGGGTCGATGTCCTCGGCCGTTTCCCCCTGCCTGTCGAGGTGATCCCGTTCGGACTGGCGGCGACGCAGCGGGCGATGGCCAAAGCCTTTGCGGAAAGCGGCATTTCCGGGCAAATGGTGGTCCGGAAGGGCAAGGACGGCCACGTTTTTGTCACCGATGGCGGCCACTGGATTATCGACGCCCATCTCGGGCGGATCGCCGATGCGCCGCGCCTGGCGGGGCTGTTGAACCCGATCCCGGGCGTCGTCGAACACGGCCTGTTCATCGGCCTGGCCACCACGGCCGTGCTGGCGGGCGCGCAGGGAATTCGCGTGGTCGCAAGAACCTAG